A window of Amycolatopsis australiensis contains these coding sequences:
- a CDS encoding uracil-DNA glycosylase, translating to MRSLAELDAAVAGCRACPRLVAWREGVAGTKAAFRGEEYWARPVPGFGPPDASLAVVGLAPSAHGANRTGRMFTGDPSGDFLFRVLHEVGLASQPTSTAIGDGLELYGTRLVSPVRCAPPENKPTPAERDTCRPWLAEELSLLRPTLRAIVVLGAFGWQALLPVLDAAGWPVPQPRPAFAHGAVVELGDLRLFGCYHVSPRNVQTHRVTHAMVAAVFRAATSVTKPD from the coding sequence ATGAGGTCCCTCGCCGAGCTGGACGCCGCCGTGGCCGGGTGCCGTGCCTGTCCCCGGCTGGTGGCCTGGCGGGAAGGCGTCGCGGGCACCAAGGCCGCCTTCCGCGGTGAGGAGTACTGGGCGCGGCCGGTGCCCGGCTTCGGTCCGCCCGACGCGTCGCTCGCCGTGGTCGGGCTGGCGCCCTCCGCGCACGGCGCGAACCGCACCGGCCGGATGTTCACCGGCGACCCGTCGGGTGACTTCCTCTTCCGCGTGCTGCACGAGGTCGGCCTCGCGTCGCAGCCGACGTCGACCGCCATCGGCGACGGCCTCGAGCTGTACGGCACGCGGCTCGTCTCGCCGGTCCGCTGCGCCCCGCCGGAGAACAAGCCGACGCCGGCCGAGCGCGACACCTGCCGTCCGTGGCTCGCGGAGGAGCTCTCGCTGTTACGTCCGACACTGCGCGCCATCGTCGTGCTCGGCGCGTTCGGCTGGCAGGCGTTACTGCCCGTGCTCGACGCGGCGGGCTGGCCGGTGCCGCAGCCGCGTCCGGCCTTCGCCCACGGAGCCGTCGTCGAGCTGGGCGACCTGCGGCTTTTCGGCTGTTATCACGTCTCGCCGCGCAATGTCCAGACGCACCGCGTGACCCACGCCATGGTGGCGGCCGTCTTCCGTGCCGCGACCTCGGTGACCAAGCCGGACTGA
- a CDS encoding STAS domain-containing protein produces MRQWPVGCRGATEIAITVRQIDDSAVVVAVRGEIDSTNAEALSGALSAALPGTARMIVDFGEVTFCGSSGLRVLVLAREACAARGTGFLVLPSPVVRRAVTMCELDRVLPLASEDETVTTRLTGHS; encoded by the coding sequence ATGCGACAGTGGCCGGTGGGCTGCCGTGGCGCCACCGAAATCGCGATCACGGTCCGCCAGATCGACGATTCGGCCGTCGTCGTGGCGGTTCGCGGCGAAATCGACAGCACGAACGCCGAAGCGCTGTCCGGGGCCCTGTCCGCGGCGCTGCCGGGAACCGCGCGGATGATCGTCGACTTCGGCGAAGTCACGTTCTGCGGGAGCAGCGGCCTGCGGGTCCTCGTCCTCGCGCGGGAAGCCTGCGCCGCCCGCGGGACCGGATTCCTCGTGCTGCCGTCCCCGGTCGTCCGGCGCGCCGTCACGATGTGCGAACTCGACCGGGTCCTGCCACTGGCCTCCGAAGACGAAACGGTCACGACCCGGCTGACCGGCCACTCCTGA
- a CDS encoding S10 family peptidase, giving the protein MADTTPEEAPEQQAADTTEIPAEPTDDIVTTQHTLTVKRKKLAYTAKAGRIVLRKEVFKDGKSEGLKAKAEVFITSYTLDDADPGERPVTFAFNGGPGSSSIWLHMGLLGPRRALSGDVDDPVPPPYGLADNPETLLAHSDLVFIDPVSTGYSRVAGGEETKDFHGFKGDIESVGEIIRLWVSRHQRWLSPKFLAGESYGTLRAAGLAAHLQERHGLYFNGLLLISSVLDLGTLRFTEGNDLPYSLFVPTYAAIAHYHGLHGDRPLDDVLADAEDFAAKELPYVLSRGARLSTQDRAEAVATLASLTGLTESYVDRVNLRIEHVRFFTELLRDRGLVVGRMDGRFTTWEPDGGREHMSDDPSISRVVGAYAAAFNHYVRAELGYENDLPYEIINEDTFKAWSYAEFEGRSVSVVDSLSAAMRANPHLKVHVAFGHYDGATAYFAAEHVLAHLQIPEELRDNIDTAYYPAGHMMYVHEPTRVQQSKDLAKFVKKASNR; this is encoded by the coding sequence ATGGCGGACACGACCCCCGAAGAGGCCCCCGAGCAGCAGGCCGCGGACACGACGGAGATCCCGGCCGAGCCGACCGACGACATCGTCACGACCCAGCACACGCTCACCGTGAAGCGGAAGAAGCTCGCCTACACGGCGAAGGCGGGCCGGATCGTGCTCCGCAAGGAGGTCTTCAAGGACGGCAAGTCGGAGGGCCTCAAGGCGAAGGCGGAGGTGTTCATCACCTCCTACACCCTCGACGACGCCGACCCCGGCGAGCGGCCGGTGACGTTCGCCTTCAACGGCGGCCCCGGCTCGTCGAGCATCTGGCTGCACATGGGCCTGCTGGGGCCGCGCCGGGCGCTGTCGGGCGACGTCGACGACCCGGTGCCGCCGCCGTACGGGCTGGCCGACAACCCCGAGACGCTGCTCGCGCACAGCGACCTGGTGTTCATCGACCCGGTGTCGACCGGCTACTCGCGGGTCGCGGGCGGCGAGGAGACCAAGGACTTCCACGGCTTCAAGGGCGACATCGAGTCGGTCGGCGAGATCATCCGGCTGTGGGTGTCGCGGCACCAGCGCTGGCTGTCGCCGAAGTTCCTGGCCGGCGAGTCGTACGGCACGCTGCGCGCCGCCGGGCTGGCCGCGCACCTGCAGGAGCGGCACGGGCTGTACTTCAACGGCCTGCTGCTGATCTCGTCGGTGCTCGACCTCGGCACGCTGCGGTTCACCGAGGGCAACGACCTGCCGTACTCGCTGTTCGTACCGACGTACGCGGCGATCGCGCACTACCACGGCCTGCACGGCGACCGTCCGCTCGACGACGTCCTCGCCGACGCGGAGGACTTCGCGGCGAAGGAGCTGCCGTACGTGCTTTCGCGCGGCGCGCGGCTGTCCACTCAGGACCGGGCCGAGGCGGTGGCCACGCTCGCGTCGCTCACCGGGCTCACCGAGTCCTATGTGGACCGGGTCAATCTGCGGATCGAGCACGTCCGGTTCTTCACGGAGCTGCTGCGCGACCGCGGCCTGGTGGTGGGCCGGATGGACGGCCGCTTCACGACGTGGGAGCCGGACGGCGGCCGCGAGCACATGAGCGACGACCCGTCGATCTCCCGCGTGGTGGGCGCGTACGCGGCGGCGTTCAACCACTACGTGCGGGCGGAGCTGGGGTACGAGAACGACCTGCCGTACGAGATCATCAACGAGGACACGTTCAAGGCGTGGTCGTACGCGGAATTCGAGGGCCGTTCGGTGTCGGTGGTGGACTCGCTGAGCGCGGCGATGCGCGCGAACCCCCACCTGAAGGTCCACGTGGCATTCGGCCACTACGACGGCGCGACGGCGTACTTCGCGGCCGAGCACGTGCTGGCCCACCTGCAGATCCCGGAGGAACTGCGCGACAACATCGACACGGCGTACTACCCGGCGGGCCACATGATGTACGTCCACGAGCCGACGCGGGTGCAGCAGTCGAAGGACCTGGCGAAGTTCGTCAAGAAGGCGTCGAACCGCTGA
- a CDS encoding NAD(P)/FAD-dependent oxidoreductase, producing MAAAKSKSEPTRILVLGGGYVGLYTAYGLQKMLRANEASVTVVDPQPHMTYAPFLPEAAAGAIEPRHVVVPLRRVLKRCHVLTARVTKIENEKKSVTVEAADGHIEQLGYDILVVALGAVARILPIPGLVEEGIAFKTIGEAIYLRNHIMTKLDEAASTLDPELRKRLLTFTVVGGGFAGIEALAELEDMTRFAVENYYPNIKVSDIRWVLVEAAGRILPEVRETLGVYTVEQLEKRGIEVYLSTAAKSFENGHVVLSDGTEFDTDTIIWTAGVKANPVLANSDLPLDKRGRLEATAAMQVVGHPDVWTAGDNAAIPDLSRTEEDPTATCPPNAQHAVRQARLLAKNIIKVMRGGKPKDYYHKNLGAVASLGLHKGVADALNLKIKGFPAWLFHRAYHLKAMPTWNRRIRILFDWILGGLFRREVISLGQINNPKDEFTRVSKS from the coding sequence ATGGCTGCTGCGAAGTCGAAGTCGGAACCGACTCGGATCCTCGTCCTCGGTGGTGGGTACGTCGGGCTGTACACCGCGTACGGCCTCCAGAAGATGCTCCGGGCCAACGAGGCCTCCGTGACCGTCGTTGACCCGCAGCCCCACATGACCTACGCGCCGTTCCTCCCGGAGGCCGCGGCCGGCGCGATCGAGCCGCGGCACGTGGTCGTGCCGCTGCGGCGGGTGCTCAAGCGCTGCCACGTGCTGACCGCGCGCGTCACCAAGATCGAGAACGAGAAGAAGTCCGTCACGGTCGAGGCGGCCGACGGGCACATCGAGCAGCTGGGCTACGACATCCTGGTCGTCGCGCTCGGCGCCGTCGCGCGCATCCTGCCGATCCCCGGCCTGGTCGAGGAGGGCATCGCCTTCAAGACCATCGGCGAGGCGATCTACCTGCGCAACCACATCATGACCAAGCTCGACGAGGCAGCCAGCACCCTCGACCCGGAGCTGCGCAAGCGCCTGCTGACGTTCACCGTCGTCGGCGGCGGGTTCGCCGGCATCGAGGCGCTCGCCGAGCTCGAGGACATGACCCGGTTCGCGGTGGAGAACTACTACCCGAACATCAAGGTCTCCGACATCCGCTGGGTGCTCGTCGAGGCCGCCGGCCGGATCCTGCCCGAGGTCCGCGAGACGCTGGGCGTGTACACCGTCGAGCAGCTGGAGAAGCGCGGCATCGAGGTGTACCTCTCGACGGCGGCGAAGTCGTTCGAAAACGGGCACGTGGTGCTCTCGGACGGCACCGAGTTCGACACCGACACGATCATCTGGACGGCCGGCGTCAAGGCCAACCCGGTGCTGGCCAACTCGGACCTGCCGCTCGACAAGCGCGGCCGGCTGGAGGCGACGGCCGCGATGCAGGTCGTGGGTCACCCGGACGTGTGGACCGCGGGCGACAACGCGGCGATCCCGGACCTCTCGCGCACGGAAGAGGACCCGACGGCGACCTGCCCGCCGAACGCGCAGCACGCGGTCCGCCAGGCGCGGCTGCTGGCGAAGAACATCATCAAGGTCATGCGCGGCGGCAAGCCGAAGGACTACTACCACAAGAACCTCGGCGCGGTCGCCAGCCTCGGCCTGCACAAGGGCGTCGCCGACGCGCTGAACCTGAAGATCAAGGGCTTCCCGGCCTGGCTGTTCCACCGCGCGTACCACCTCAAGGCGATGCCGACGTGGAACCGCCGCATCCGGATCCTGTTCGACTGGATCCTCGGCGGCCTGTTCCGGCGCGAGGTGATCTCGCTGGGGCAGATCAACAACCCCAAGGACGAGTTCACGCGCGTCTCGAAGTCCTGA
- a CDS encoding heavy-metal-associated domain-containing protein — MTTSTFTVTGMTCSHCVASVSEEVGAIEGITDVAVDLPTGALTVTSAEPIDEARVRAAVEEAGYQLAG; from the coding sequence ATGACGACCAGCACCTTCACCGTGACCGGCATGACCTGCTCGCACTGCGTGGCTTCCGTCAGCGAAGAAGTCGGCGCCATCGAGGGCATCACCGATGTCGCCGTCGACCTGCCCACCGGGGCTCTGACTGTCACCAGCGCCGAGCCGATCGACGAAGCGCGCGTCCGCGCCGCCGTCGAGGAAGCCGGCTACCAGCTCGCCGGCTAG
- a CDS encoding GbsR/MarR family transcriptional regulator, with product MGDGQQDQVMRWVERVATFCVEEWGLPPITGRVLGWLMICDPPEQSAGEIADTIQASRASLTSNMRLLTTIGLVRKVRRPGDRTAYYRIEDDAWHKVVQRKLDSLGAFGDIAEEGFAITGHEGPRTERIKAAQESLTWLRDIAARNPKR from the coding sequence ATGGGTGACGGACAGCAGGACCAGGTCATGCGGTGGGTGGAACGAGTGGCCACCTTCTGCGTCGAGGAATGGGGGCTGCCGCCGATCACCGGGCGCGTCCTCGGCTGGCTCATGATCTGCGACCCGCCCGAGCAGTCCGCAGGCGAAATCGCCGACACGATCCAGGCCAGCCGGGCGTCCCTGACGTCCAACATGCGCCTGCTCACCACCATCGGGCTGGTGCGCAAGGTCCGCCGGCCCGGCGATCGCACCGCCTACTACCGCATCGAGGACGACGCCTGGCACAAGGTCGTCCAACGGAAGCTCGACAGCCTCGGCGCGTTCGGCGACATCGCCGAGGAAGGCTTCGCCATCACCGGCCACGAAGGACCCCGCACCGAACGCATCAAGGCCGCCCAGGAATCCCTGACCTGGCTGCGGGACATCGCCGCCCGCAACCCCAAACGCTAG
- a CDS encoding alpha-L-arabinofuranosidase C-terminal domain-containing protein — protein sequence MRTEPGGSAWRQTIFHRFALMRRHGRGVVLRPVITAPSYESRVRRGSPSWTPWRCATTTGSRSSRSTATSRSRTPGRTRPGWCHARAKAGRSAAVNW from the coding sequence ATCCGCACCGAACCGGGCGGCTCGGCCTGGCGGCAGACGATCTTCCACCGGTTCGCGCTGATGCGCCGTCACGGCCGCGGCGTCGTGCTGCGGCCGGTGATCACGGCGCCGAGCTACGAGAGCCGCGTTCGGCGCGGGTCTCCGTCCTGGACGCCGTGGCGGTGCGCGACGACGACGGGGTCGCGATCTTCGCGGTCAACCGCGACCAGCAGGAGCCGAACACCGGGGCGAACCCGGCCCGGGTGGTGCCACGCACGGGCGAAAGCCGGCCGGTCGGCGGCGGTGAACTGGTGA
- a CDS encoding cellulose binding domain-containing protein produces the protein MGSASRRAAARPAVLAAVATLVLGLCVGWAWPSAATPAETMTGNATHFDALGAPYGGCGLPQAVLDSPDFVALNVYNTPGDYSFYPRPLPPSQAGKIGLWDNGRNCGRFVRVTIGDYCTGTNDGAPGQPFCRNGSWVADGYDGAELTMVVADSCGDANAWCRDDPGHLDLATDSLNRFVKNGVPVGDMNPAHWNNRRISWSFVAAPAYTGDLKFGFLQGAQRYWTAIAVSHLPNGVHGVEYLDASGTWQQAQPNSDMGQSFLIGPTTTAGTSYAVRVRDAADTLVNNGRVYRFSLPDQCLSGCAAAYTPVTYTTDGGTATTTPPATTTTSAPPAGASCAATTAVTGSWNGGHQLDVTVRNTGSVPLTGWATSFSFAGSQRVSSSWNAVVTQSGQQVRAANQSYNGTLAPGATTTWGAVVTGDAQPLTGLTCTT, from the coding sequence ATGGGCTCCGCCTCCCGCCGGGCTGCCGCGCGCCCCGCCGTTCTCGCCGCCGTGGCCACGCTGGTGCTGGGCCTGTGCGTCGGCTGGGCCTGGCCGTCGGCGGCCACCCCCGCGGAGACCATGACCGGCAACGCCACCCACTTCGACGCGCTCGGCGCACCCTACGGCGGCTGCGGCCTGCCGCAGGCCGTGCTCGACTCGCCGGACTTCGTGGCCCTCAACGTCTACAACACCCCGGGCGACTACAGCTTCTACCCGCGGCCGCTGCCGCCGTCGCAGGCCGGCAAGATCGGCCTGTGGGACAACGGCCGCAACTGCGGCCGGTTCGTGCGGGTCACGATCGGCGACTACTGCACCGGGACGAACGACGGCGCACCAGGGCAACCGTTCTGCCGCAACGGCTCCTGGGTCGCGGACGGCTACGACGGCGCGGAGCTGACCATGGTCGTGGCCGACAGCTGCGGCGACGCGAACGCCTGGTGCCGCGACGATCCCGGCCACCTCGACCTCGCGACCGACTCGCTCAACCGGTTCGTCAAGAACGGTGTCCCGGTCGGGGACATGAACCCGGCGCACTGGAACAACCGGCGCATCTCCTGGTCGTTCGTCGCCGCCCCGGCCTACACCGGCGACCTGAAGTTCGGGTTCCTGCAGGGCGCCCAGCGGTACTGGACCGCGATCGCCGTCTCGCACCTGCCCAACGGCGTCCACGGGGTCGAATACCTCGACGCGAGCGGGACCTGGCAGCAGGCCCAGCCGAACAGCGACATGGGACAGTCGTTCCTGATCGGCCCGACCACGACGGCGGGAACGTCGTACGCGGTCCGCGTCCGGGACGCCGCCGACACGCTGGTCAACAACGGGCGCGTGTACCGGTTCTCCCTGCCGGACCAATGCCTTTCGGGCTGCGCGGCGGCCTACACCCCGGTCACGTACACCACCGACGGCGGCACGGCCACCACCACTCCGCCCGCCACCACGACGACCTCGGCGCCACCCGCCGGCGCGTCGTGCGCCGCCACCACGGCGGTCACCGGCTCGTGGAACGGCGGTCACCAGCTGGACGTCACGGTGCGCAACACCGGTTCGGTGCCGCTGACGGGCTGGGCGACGTCGTTCTCCTTCGCGGGCAGCCAGCGGGTGTCCAGCTCGTGGAACGCCGTGGTGACCCAGAGCGGCCAGCAGGTGCGGGCGGCCAACCAGAGCTACAACGGAACGCTGGCCCCGGGCGCGACGACCACGTGGGGCGCCGTCGTGACCGGCGACGCCCAGCCGCTGACCGGGCTGACCTGCACGACGTGA
- a CDS encoding DUF4383 domain-containing protein codes for MSTTANTRTRTPVQIAAVVVSAVFLLVGVLGFIPGVTTHYDQLSFAGHDSMAMLLGLFMVSVLHNIVHLLFGIVGLAAARTARGARLFLIIGGAVYLVLWLYGLLIDHGSDANFVPVNTADNWLHLVLGVGMIALGLLAARAGRHVSGPQAARGPGLG; via the coding sequence ATGTCCACCACCGCGAACACCCGGACCAGAACGCCCGTGCAGATCGCCGCCGTCGTCGTCTCGGCCGTCTTCCTGCTGGTCGGCGTGCTCGGGTTCATCCCGGGCGTCACCACCCACTACGACCAGCTCAGCTTCGCCGGGCACGACTCGATGGCCATGCTGCTGGGCCTGTTCATGGTCTCCGTCCTGCACAACATCGTGCACCTGCTGTTCGGGATCGTCGGCCTCGCCGCGGCCCGCACCGCCCGCGGCGCCCGGTTGTTCCTGATCATCGGCGGCGCCGTCTACCTGGTGCTCTGGCTGTACGGCCTGCTCATCGACCACGGCAGCGACGCGAACTTCGTGCCCGTCAACACCGCGGACAACTGGCTGCACCTCGTCCTCGGCGTCGGCATGATCGCCCTCGGCCTGCTGGCCGCTCGCGCGGGACGCCACGTCAGCGGTCCGCAGGCGGCCCGCGGCCCGGGACTCGGCTAG
- a CDS encoding ricin-type beta-trefoil lectin domain protein, giving the protein MRFSRTKAALVAALPAAVFLATPSAADAAGPAFPAHYAAPYLQVTDADAGQMAADMNATGTKFFTLAFLTPQSGCTPVWEANGTGVGSFNSQISALQAAGGNVIPSFGGAAGGELAQTCTNTSSLTAAYANVVNTYGTTRLDFDIEGGVLDDTTSNQRRNSALAALQQQNPAVQVDYTLAVDPTGLPSKELDLLRDAKSKGVKVSVVNLMVMDFYDGQPVLTDALAAARASASQLASLYGISTSAAYAMMGLTPIAGRNDDGAQFSQSDAQQLESFAASNGVAELSFWELQDYDRATGYAYSRIFNAITGGTTPPPATGGTITGYGGKCVDVAGASTANGTTVDLYTCNGTAAQQWTSVSGTFRALGKCLDVAAAGTANGTKVQLYDCNGTGAQQWSRSGSQLINPASGKCLDATGPSSADGTPLQIWTCTGAANQSWTVH; this is encoded by the coding sequence ATGCGCTTTTCCCGAACCAAAGCCGCGCTCGTCGCGGCGTTGCCCGCCGCGGTCTTCCTCGCCACGCCGTCCGCCGCCGACGCCGCCGGCCCCGCCTTCCCCGCCCACTACGCGGCGCCCTACCTGCAGGTCACCGACGCCGACGCCGGGCAGATGGCCGCCGACATGAACGCCACCGGCACGAAGTTCTTCACGCTCGCGTTCCTGACCCCGCAGTCCGGCTGCACGCCGGTGTGGGAGGCGAACGGCACCGGCGTCGGCTCGTTCAACTCGCAGATCAGCGCCCTGCAGGCGGCGGGCGGCAACGTCATCCCGTCGTTCGGCGGCGCGGCGGGCGGTGAGCTGGCTCAGACCTGCACGAACACGTCGAGCCTCACCGCGGCGTACGCGAACGTCGTGAACACCTACGGCACGACCCGCCTGGACTTCGACATCGAAGGCGGCGTCCTCGACGACACGACGTCGAACCAGCGCCGCAATTCGGCGCTGGCCGCGCTGCAGCAGCAGAACCCGGCGGTCCAGGTCGACTACACGCTGGCGGTCGACCCGACGGGCCTGCCGTCGAAGGAGCTGGACCTCCTGCGCGACGCGAAGAGCAAGGGCGTCAAGGTCAGCGTGGTCAACCTGATGGTGATGGACTTCTACGACGGCCAGCCGGTCCTGACGGACGCCCTCGCTGCGGCGCGGGCCTCGGCGTCGCAACTGGCGAGCCTGTACGGAATCTCGACGTCGGCGGCGTACGCGATGATGGGTCTGACGCCGATCGCGGGCCGCAACGACGACGGCGCCCAGTTCAGCCAGTCCGACGCCCAGCAGCTGGAGAGCTTCGCGGCCTCGAACGGCGTCGCGGAGCTGTCGTTCTGGGAACTCCAGGACTACGACCGCGCGACGGGCTACGCGTACTCGCGGATTTTCAACGCGATCACGGGCGGCACGACGCCCCCGCCGGCAACCGGCGGCACGATCACGGGCTACGGCGGCAAGTGCGTCGACGTGGCGGGCGCGTCGACCGCGAACGGCACGACGGTGGATCTGTACACCTGCAACGGAACCGCGGCCCAGCAGTGGACGTCGGTGTCGGGAACGTTCCGCGCACTGGGCAAGTGCCTGGACGTGGCGGCCGCGGGCACGGCGAACGGCACGAAGGTGCAGCTCTACGACTGCAACGGAACGGGCGCCCAGCAGTGGAGCCGGTCGGGCAGCCAGCTGATCAACCCGGCATCGGGCAAGTGCCTGGACGCGACGGGCCCGAGTTCGGCGGACGGCACGCCGTTGCAGATCTGGACCTGCACGGGAGCGGCCAACCAGTCGTGGACGGTGCACTGA
- a CDS encoding alpha/beta hydrolase, whose amino-acid sequence MTETTSDNSAPQGWSHPEPVTFTSLGTRCAGDLYMPDNVSAASPAPALVLGHSGVMVKEALAYFAPYFVAAGFVVLAIDYRTVGSSEGEPRGLDYPERQVEDFRSAISYLQTRPEVQPERIGLWGVSVGGSVAVQAAVLDRRAKCVVVQSPSVWNGWRYLERLLGRNGLHALRERLAEDWRRRYETGESARVPHLNLDHENAKGAQDLSLELYPTYCNEKTLDSAEHLLTFAPENLIHRLAPTPLLMIANGGYDPYHMLDEAQSAFAKAGEPKRLEVLPYDVLGLYTGPGLEEAMDLAVEWFDRYLRRTRTATTTPAPTRESVAAMKR is encoded by the coding sequence GTGACTGAAACAACTAGCGACAACTCGGCTCCGCAGGGGTGGTCGCACCCGGAACCCGTGACGTTCACCAGCCTGGGCACCCGCTGCGCGGGCGACCTCTACATGCCGGACAACGTGTCCGCGGCCTCGCCGGCACCCGCGCTGGTACTCGGACACAGCGGCGTGATGGTGAAGGAGGCGCTGGCCTACTTCGCGCCGTACTTCGTGGCGGCGGGCTTCGTCGTTCTGGCGATCGACTACCGCACCGTCGGATCGAGCGAAGGCGAGCCGCGGGGGCTGGACTACCCCGAGCGGCAGGTCGAGGACTTCCGCAGCGCCATCTCGTACCTCCAGACGCGACCGGAGGTCCAACCGGAGCGCATCGGTCTCTGGGGCGTCAGCGTCGGTGGCTCAGTCGCCGTCCAGGCCGCCGTGCTTGATCGGCGCGCCAAGTGCGTTGTCGTGCAGAGCCCGAGCGTCTGGAACGGGTGGCGCTACCTGGAACGGCTGCTCGGCCGGAACGGGCTGCACGCCCTGCGCGAGCGGCTGGCCGAGGACTGGCGACGTCGCTACGAGACCGGCGAGAGCGCACGGGTGCCCCATCTGAACCTCGACCACGAGAACGCCAAGGGCGCCCAAGACCTGTCGCTCGAGCTGTATCCCACCTACTGCAACGAAAAGACCCTCGACTCCGCCGAGCACCTCCTCACCTTCGCCCCGGAGAACCTCATCCACCGGCTCGCGCCGACTCCGCTGCTGATGATCGCCAACGGCGGTTACGACCCCTACCACATGCTCGACGAAGCGCAGTCCGCGTTCGCCAAGGCCGGTGAGCCCAAGCGGCTGGAAGTCCTGCCCTACGACGTCCTCGGCCTCTACACCGGCCCCGGGCTGGAGGAGGCCATGGACCTGGCCGTCGAGTGGTTCGACCGCTACCTGCGCCGGACGCGGACCGCGACCACCACCCCGGCGCCCACCCGCGAGTCCGTCGCCGCTATGAAACGGTGA
- a CDS encoding FUSC family protein: protein MVRERLRAVVRAAAARFRRARWAVVQTAIAVSVSWFLAHDVLGHPQPFFAPIAAAVSLSASDVLRGQRALQLMSGVALGIALGTAVEAVAGTSAPAFALAALLAVYGALALGGGPFGQGLMFVNQTAASAILILALHRPGSGTERLVDALIGGGVVVVIGVLLVPADPHRLLAEAERSLFAELSDALGGLRLDDPPSAGDADRELAAGQRIHARLAALAQARETARQVVLVAPRRRRSRESVHREIARSKHLTLQANAVLSLVRVARAAVDAGEALPEALEESVAELAEACGVLAEAGNVDRAVAAASRAERRLDPAEHAGPGYRGPAVYAARACARDLLAAIGPPRG, encoded by the coding sequence ATGGTGCGGGAACGGCTGCGCGCGGTGGTACGGGCGGCCGCCGCGCGGTTCCGGCGCGCGCGGTGGGCGGTGGTCCAGACGGCGATCGCGGTGAGCGTGTCGTGGTTCCTCGCGCACGACGTGCTCGGGCACCCGCAACCGTTCTTCGCGCCGATCGCGGCGGCTGTCTCGCTGTCGGCCAGTGACGTGCTGCGCGGCCAGCGGGCGCTTCAGCTGATGAGCGGGGTGGCGCTCGGTATCGCGCTGGGCACGGCTGTCGAGGCGGTCGCGGGGACGAGCGCGCCGGCGTTCGCGCTCGCCGCGCTCCTGGCGGTGTACGGCGCGCTGGCGTTGGGCGGCGGCCCGTTCGGCCAGGGACTGATGTTCGTCAACCAGACCGCGGCGTCAGCGATCCTGATCCTGGCGCTGCACCGGCCCGGGTCCGGCACCGAACGGCTGGTCGACGCCCTGATCGGCGGCGGGGTCGTGGTGGTGATCGGCGTCCTGCTGGTGCCGGCGGACCCGCACCGCCTGCTCGCCGAAGCCGAGCGGAGCCTGTTCGCGGAACTGAGCGACGCGCTGGGCGGCCTGCGGCTCGACGATCCACCGTCGGCCGGCGACGCCGATCGCGAGCTGGCGGCCGGGCAACGCATTCACGCGCGGCTGGCGGCGCTGGCCCAGGCCCGGGAGACGGCACGGCAGGTCGTGCTGGTCGCCCCGCGCCGCCGGCGGTCGCGGGAGAGCGTCCACCGCGAGATCGCCCGGAGCAAGCACCTGACGTTGCAGGCCAACGCGGTGCTGAGCCTGGTGCGCGTGGCCCGCGCCGCGGTCGACGCCGGCGAGGCACTGCCGGAGGCGCTGGAGGAGTCGGTCGCGGAGCTGGCGGAGGCGTGCGGAGTGCTGGCGGAAGCCGGAAACGTGGACCGGGCGGTGGCGGCGGCGAGCCGAGCCGAGCGACGGCTGGACCCGGCCGAGCACGCGGGGCCGGGCTATCGCGGCCCGGCGGTGTACGCGGCACGCGCGTGCGCCCGCGACCTGCTGGCGGCGATCGGGCCGCCTCGCGGGTGA